A genomic region of Dickeya solani IPO 2222 contains the following coding sequences:
- the mobC gene encoding MobC family replication-relaxation protein, translating into MLISTYRERHRRNNEKIKILLNFLKEETYSDFKTLMLLFDFKNHKPLYLLLAKAIKMGWVQKHEFDTRTGKISLWGITSDGLALVVKPNDDIFPARFEPSRITGWTLEHHLDNQAARLILEKKGATGWINGDRSTFLSQYQVKHRPDGLITLPGGQVIAVETERRLKTKARYQSIIASHLLARTHKHWMYVFYIVPDPQKKRALELLFASIKHVIVNHQPIPLEVRHRNVFRIYTLAELQQLELGQYS; encoded by the coding sequence ATGTTGATATCAACATATCGTGAGCGCCACAGGCGTAATAACGAGAAAATAAAGATACTGCTGAATTTCCTGAAAGAAGAAACCTACAGTGACTTTAAAACACTGATGCTGCTTTTTGATTTTAAAAATCACAAACCTCTTTATCTGTTGCTTGCCAAAGCCATCAAAATGGGATGGGTACAAAAACATGAATTTGATACCCGCACGGGGAAAATTTCTTTGTGGGGGATCACCAGTGACGGGTTAGCGCTGGTAGTAAAACCCAATGACGATATTTTCCCGGCACGGTTTGAACCGTCCAGAATTACCGGCTGGACGTTAGAGCATCATCTCGATAATCAGGCAGCCCGGCTTATTCTGGAGAAAAAAGGCGCTACCGGCTGGATAAACGGTGATCGCTCAACCTTCCTCAGCCAATATCAGGTCAAACACCGCCCGGATGGACTCATCACCCTCCCTGGCGGACAGGTCATTGCGGTAGAAACCGAGCGCCGCCTGAAAACCAAAGCCCGCTACCAGTCGATTATCGCCAGCCACCTGTTGGCCCGTACTCACAAACACTGGATGTACGTTTTCTATATCGTGCCGGACCCGCAGAAAAAACGTGCTCTTGAACTACTGTTCGCCAGCATCAAACACGTTATCGTTAACCATCAACCTATCCCGCTGGAAGTACGACATCGGAATGTTTTTCGTATTTATACGCTTGCCGAATTGCAACAACTGGAGCTGGGGCAATATTCATAA
- a CDS encoding type IV secretory system conjugative DNA transfer family protein — MSPIVNGALAFIDVMQQHQLMMALLSGLTLPFFASMKSDDRQKAPLWKKLIITFSLLCFLFSTVGPLLISVFRWLYNDRILTRIPILDWSILITFTVAGLILHISLRRVLTPEVDKIKKQLIKKTSLERELRTDVRTVKSLLPETLHYNPLDYINLNKGIFIGMDREQQPMYLPLKDWQRQHADIIGTTGAGKGVAAGILLYQSILAGEGVFIMDPKDDEWATHLYRKACEDAGKPFALIDLRKPQYQLNLIENITPDELEELFVAGFSLAEKGQESDFYRIDDRKAARMAAQFVSSHPSSTIRDIYNGEYVQGIAEDIKAFFGKIEELALLNAINAPTGFSLQSVFDEGGCCYVIGSMRNSKIITAQRMLLVRLYQLAERRDRVKETPRPIAIFLDELKYHLSKPALEGLGAARDKGVHIIMAHQSIADLKDCPADLKGDAVVGAVVENAKFKLAYRVMDPDTAEWVARMSGTILVDDEIRKAKTDAVLTETIDGERTIRQAERFFIDSNMILNLPDFVSFIFTTKTLPSASLISPIKVQKRELETFTVSPDIAASAAPVKRALDFSEEENVPQIDF; from the coding sequence CTGTCGCCGATAGTGAATGGTGCTCTGGCCTTTATTGATGTTATGCAACAGCATCAATTGATGATGGCGCTATTATCGGGCCTGACCCTGCCGTTTTTCGCTTCAATGAAAAGCGATGATCGGCAGAAAGCCCCATTATGGAAAAAGCTGATTATCACTTTTTCCCTGCTGTGTTTCCTGTTTAGCACAGTGGGCCCCTTACTTATTAGCGTTTTTAGGTGGCTTTATAACGATCGGATACTTACCCGCATTCCCATTCTGGACTGGTCAATATTAATTACATTTACCGTGGCAGGGCTTATTCTCCATATTAGTCTGCGCCGAGTATTAACGCCTGAAGTGGATAAAATAAAAAAACAACTCATCAAAAAGACCAGTCTTGAACGGGAATTACGCACCGATGTACGCACGGTAAAATCCCTACTGCCGGAAACGCTGCATTATAATCCGCTGGATTATATCAACCTAAATAAGGGTATTTTTATCGGGATGGACAGAGAGCAACAGCCGATGTATCTCCCGTTAAAAGACTGGCAAAGACAACATGCGGATATTATCGGCACCACCGGGGCTGGAAAAGGGGTGGCCGCCGGGATATTGCTTTATCAAAGCATCCTGGCGGGTGAAGGGGTATTTATTATGGACCCAAAGGATGATGAATGGGCGACACATCTTTATCGCAAGGCCTGCGAGGATGCAGGCAAACCCTTTGCCTTAATTGACCTGCGAAAACCGCAATACCAACTAAATCTGATTGAAAATATTACGCCTGACGAACTAGAAGAATTGTTTGTTGCGGGATTCAGCTTGGCGGAAAAAGGTCAGGAATCCGATTTTTATCGTATCGACGACCGAAAAGCGGCACGTATGGCGGCACAATTTGTCAGCAGTCATCCCTCTTCGACTATCCGCGATATTTATAACGGCGAATATGTTCAAGGTATCGCGGAGGATATCAAAGCCTTTTTCGGCAAGATTGAAGAGCTGGCGTTGCTCAATGCCATCAACGCGCCGACAGGATTTTCACTCCAATCGGTTTTTGATGAAGGTGGCTGCTGCTATGTCATCGGCTCAATGCGCAATAGCAAGATTATCACCGCCCAGCGAATGCTGCTGGTACGACTTTACCAATTAGCAGAAAGGCGCGACCGGGTAAAAGAAACGCCCCGCCCCATAGCCATCTTTCTCGACGAACTGAAATACCACTTATCAAAACCAGCACTGGAGGGGTTAGGCGCAGCACGGGATAAAGGCGTACATATCATCATGGCCCATCAGTCCATTGCCGATTTAAAAGACTGCCCAGCGGATTTAAAAGGCGATGCAGTTGTCGGTGCAGTCGTTGAAAACGCTAAATTCAAGCTGGCATACCGCGTTATGGACCCGGATACAGCGGAATGGGTAGCGAGAATGTCTGGCACCATCTTAGTGGATGATGAAATCCGCAAAGCCAAAACTGATGCCGTACTGACGGAAACCATCGACGGTGAACGTACTATCAGACAGGCCGAGCGTTTCTTTATAGACAGCAATATGATCCTGAACCTGCCTGATTTCGTCAGTTTTATCTTCACCACGAAAACACTTCCCTCCGCCTCGCTGATTTCCCCCATCAAAGTGCAAAAACGTGAGCTGGAAACGTTCACCGTTTCGCCTGATATCGCTGCATCAGCGGCACCGGTAAAACGAGCGCTGGATTTCAGCGAAGAAGAAAATGTGCCTCAGATCGATTTTTAG
- a CDS encoding type II toxin-antitoxin system CcdA family antitoxin, with protein MTAKQRNTQSVTMTVERALLVRAREAGINLSAILTTALDAELRHHEAKKWQEENREAIDALNRFHDENGCFSDEYRTF; from the coding sequence ATGACCGCGAAACAACGCAACACGCAAAGCGTGACCATGACGGTGGAGCGTGCCTTACTGGTCCGGGCGCGTGAAGCGGGCATTAACCTGAGTGCCATCCTGACAACCGCCCTGGATGCAGAGCTTCGCCACCATGAAGCAAAAAAATGGCAGGAAGAGAACAGGGAAGCCATCGACGCATTAAACCGTTTTCATGATGAAAATGGCTGTTTCAGTGATGAATACAGGACGTTTTAA
- a CDS encoding TrbM/KikA/MpfK family conjugal transfer protein — translation MKLVILTAFLLGMNVLFPASVIAADACEAVLCLYGKTTGNSGGHTCQSAERAFFSIVKKNRHGFLPGQTADARQSFLNECDSADPEIIDQIISKFGRVRG, via the coding sequence ATGAAACTCGTCATACTCACCGCCTTTCTTCTCGGCATGAATGTATTATTTCCGGCCTCAGTGATAGCCGCTGATGCCTGTGAAGCTGTTTTATGTCTGTACGGTAAAACCACCGGAAACAGCGGTGGACATACCTGTCAGTCAGCTGAACGCGCCTTCTTTTCTATTGTGAAAAAGAACCGGCACGGTTTTCTCCCCGGCCAGACTGCCGATGCCAGACAATCCTTTTTAAACGAATGTGATTCGGCTGACCCGGAAATTATCGACCAGATAATTAGCAAATTTGGCCGCGTTCGTGGCTAA
- a CDS encoding type II toxin-antitoxin system HipA family toxin, whose protein sequence is MMITRACNVLFDSIPVGYLAYLDDSGFATFEYTEEWQSEGFSLSPIYLPLSNQTFTFSALAFETYKGLPAVFADSLPDDFGNSLINAWLARSGQDKSQFLALDRLLYTGSRGMGALEYQPTNNNQEVDSQPILIGELVTMAQKVLDSRDKLQLNDYEESSMAKLLQIGTSAGGARAKAVVAVNADRSEIRSGQVDAPDGFEHYLLKFDGVQEHKSDKETFGDPKGYGVMEYVYYLMARDAGIVMSECELLRERNSDRAHFMTRRFDRVNNQKYHVLSLCGIAHADFRKPGAFSYEELLAVCRQLGLSNKEQEQIYRRMVFNVVARNHDDHTKNWSFMVNDEYKWTLAPAFDVAWSYKADSPWVNAHQLTLAGKRDNFQINDLLSVATQITSLRPSKAKNIINETIKIVSGWREYAEDEGVPKTLIDSVWESLRINW, encoded by the coding sequence ATGATGATAACTAGAGCTTGCAACGTTCTCTTTGATAGTATTCCAGTTGGGTATTTGGCATATCTCGATGATAGCGGTTTTGCTACTTTCGAATATACGGAAGAATGGCAGTCTGAAGGGTTTAGTCTTTCGCCAATCTATTTACCATTAAGTAATCAAACGTTTACTTTCTCTGCTCTGGCTTTCGAGACGTATAAGGGATTGCCTGCAGTTTTTGCCGATTCACTGCCTGACGATTTCGGTAACTCATTAATCAATGCTTGGTTAGCAAGGAGCGGTCAGGATAAATCACAATTTTTAGCGTTGGATCGTTTGCTCTATACTGGATCACGCGGAATGGGTGCGCTTGAATATCAGCCGACTAACAACAACCAGGAAGTTGATAGCCAACCAATTTTAATCGGTGAGCTTGTAACAATGGCTCAGAAAGTCTTAGATTCTCGAGATAAACTTCAGCTTAATGATTATGAAGAATCATCCATGGCTAAGTTGCTTCAGATAGGTACTTCTGCCGGCGGGGCAAGGGCGAAAGCTGTTGTGGCCGTTAATGCTGACAGATCAGAGATACGTTCTGGGCAGGTTGACGCCCCTGATGGTTTTGAGCATTACCTTCTCAAGTTTGATGGAGTACAAGAGCATAAATCGGATAAGGAGACGTTCGGTGACCCTAAAGGGTATGGTGTAATGGAATACGTGTATTACCTTATGGCTAGGGATGCGGGTATTGTAATGTCAGAGTGCGAATTATTACGCGAGAGGAACTCCGATAGAGCTCATTTTATGACGAGGCGTTTTGACCGAGTTAATAACCAGAAATACCATGTTCTAAGTTTGTGCGGTATAGCTCATGCTGATTTCAGGAAGCCTGGTGCCTTCAGCTATGAGGAGCTACTCGCAGTGTGTCGGCAGTTAGGATTGTCCAATAAAGAGCAAGAACAAATATATCGTCGCATGGTATTCAATGTCGTTGCGCGCAATCATGATGATCATACTAAGAACTGGTCGTTCATGGTTAACGATGAATATAAGTGGACACTAGCCCCTGCGTTCGATGTAGCATGGAGTTACAAGGCCGATTCTCCATGGGTTAATGCTCATCAACTTACGTTAGCTGGAAAACGAGATAATTTTCAGATCAATGACCTTCTTTCCGTCGCAACCCAGATAACCAGCCTTCGCCCAAGTAAAGCGAAAAACATTATTAATGAAACCATAAAAATTGTGTCTGGCTGGCGAGAATATGCTGAAGATGAGGGAGTACCAAAAACACTGATTGATAGTGTATGGGAATCACTCAGGATAAATTGGTGA
- the virB11 gene encoding P-type DNA transfer ATPase VirB11, producing MSAENLSLDFMKHQLFGEFLPLAGLTEIAINRPGEIHTKINGRWQRHESLVTLRQCHAFANALASWHDDNIDDTSPILSATLESGERIQAIIPPACERNTVSITLRKPSYAQKTHQSWIEAGFYHRVTGQELAENKDEELTRYYNNGDTPRFIEKAVEYGKTLFIVGETGSGKTTYMKTLLHYIPSHLRLTTIEDNPEIRFYHHANYVHLFYPAEATDEAIVTPGRLIRANYRMNPDRILLAEIRGREAWDALKIIGSGHEGLITSLHAGSPEECIEGLIDRCYENLDCHNIPFDVLLRKVLKSIDVIVSIDIHGDVRRMSDIYFKPVHLHHMKEIFR from the coding sequence ATGAGCGCTGAAAACCTGTCGCTTGATTTTATGAAACATCAGCTATTTGGTGAATTTCTGCCACTGGCAGGCCTGACGGAAATCGCCATCAACCGCCCCGGCGAGATCCACACCAAAATAAACGGTCGATGGCAGAGACATGAGTCGCTAGTTACGTTGCGTCAGTGCCATGCCTTTGCCAACGCGCTGGCCTCATGGCATGACGATAATATTGATGACACGTCGCCGATTCTGTCCGCCACGCTGGAGTCCGGCGAACGCATTCAGGCCATTATTCCCCCGGCCTGCGAGCGGAATACCGTGTCTATTACGCTGCGCAAACCGTCATATGCGCAGAAAACGCACCAGTCGTGGATTGAGGCGGGATTTTATCACCGCGTAACCGGTCAGGAGCTGGCTGAAAACAAGGACGAGGAACTGACCCGATATTACAACAACGGGGACACCCCCCGCTTTATTGAAAAAGCTGTCGAGTACGGCAAAACGCTCTTTATTGTGGGGGAAACCGGCTCGGGTAAAACCACCTACATGAAGACGTTGCTGCACTATATTCCGTCGCATCTCAGGCTGACGACGATTGAAGACAACCCTGAAATCCGGTTTTACCACCACGCTAATTATGTGCATCTGTTTTACCCGGCAGAGGCCACCGACGAGGCAATTGTCACCCCCGGCAGGCTGATACGGGCGAATTATCGAATGAACCCGGACCGAATTCTGCTGGCGGAAATTCGCGGGCGGGAAGCCTGGGACGCACTGAAAATTATCGGCTCCGGCCATGAAGGGCTTATTACCTCCCTGCACGCGGGCAGCCCGGAAGAGTGTATTGAGGGACTCATCGACCGCTGCTATGAAAACCTGGACTGCCACAATATCCCGTTCGATGTGCTGTTACGCAAGGTGCTAAAAAGCATTGATGTGATCGTCAGTATTGATATTCATGGCGACGTCCGCCGGATGAGCGATATTTATTTTAAACCGGTACACCTTCATCACATGAAGGAAATATTCAGATAG
- a CDS encoding ArdC family protein: protein MTISLHTQTSAPNTAAATSVSPLDPSGSSKTKFSKTKTDIYQTVTDSIITALEAGVKPWTCPWQRVPGMSGLPSNFATGIAYSGMNIMLLWCSASEQGFGDSRWMTYKQAQAVGGQVRKGEHGTTAIFYTTLEKENEDGEVDQIPMLKTFTVFNVEQIDGLPLNTEAVSPAETFEPLPQAENLLRRSGARIVEKGQNAFFKPSTDEIWLPERHLFSDAANFYATGLHELVHWSGAKTRLNRVMKGKFGSEGYAFEELIAELGSAFLMADLGIVGEVQHESYIASWLKALKNDKRYIFKAASAASKAHRYLMDKV, encoded by the coding sequence ATGACGATTTCCCTGCATACCCAGACTAGCGCCCCTAACACCGCAGCGGCGACCAGCGTATCCCCGCTGGACCCGTCAGGCTCCTCAAAAACGAAATTTTCCAAAACCAAAACCGATATCTACCAGACTGTCACCGACAGCATCATCACCGCGTTGGAGGCCGGCGTGAAGCCCTGGACGTGTCCGTGGCAGCGTGTGCCGGGCATGTCCGGTTTACCTTCCAACTTCGCAACCGGCATCGCGTATAGCGGAATGAATATCATGCTGTTGTGGTGCAGTGCATCAGAGCAGGGCTTCGGTGATTCACGCTGGATGACCTACAAACAGGCGCAGGCAGTAGGCGGGCAGGTTCGCAAAGGCGAGCACGGCACGACCGCCATTTTTTATACAACCCTGGAAAAAGAAAACGAAGACGGCGAAGTCGACCAGATCCCGATGCTGAAAACGTTCACCGTGTTCAATGTTGAACAAATTGACGGCCTTCCCCTGAATACCGAAGCTGTCAGCCCCGCTGAGACGTTCGAGCCGTTACCACAGGCTGAAAACCTGTTGCGCCGCAGTGGTGCCCGCATCGTAGAGAAAGGTCAAAATGCCTTCTTCAAACCGTCAACTGATGAAATCTGGTTGCCGGAGCGCCATCTTTTTTCCGATGCCGCTAATTTCTACGCTACCGGTCTGCATGAACTGGTTCACTGGAGCGGAGCAAAAACACGTCTTAACCGTGTAATGAAAGGGAAGTTTGGTAGTGAAGGTTACGCCTTTGAAGAGTTGATCGCTGAGTTGGGAAGCGCGTTCTTGATGGCGGATCTGGGGATCGTTGGCGAGGTTCAGCATGAAAGCTATATCGCTTCCTGGCTGAAAGCATTGAAGAACGACAAGCGCTATATTTTCAAAGCGGCCAGTGCAGCATCGAAAGCGCACCGTTATCTAATGGATAAGGTTTGA
- the virB9 gene encoding P-type conjugative transfer protein VirB9 has protein sequence MLKNTVLTGLMLASCAVWGAAIPRGSAYDSRIQHVTHDSQNATVVNTRPGYLTTLLFDDDEAVLDAQTGFPKGWRVTKSDNRVDVSPNPVTQPVTEDNGNNVNKVFLPTAKEWKTNLFVVTSKREYSLELNVLDNDSPSQAFIIRFHYPDEARRQSAAADATHLQRLREAQEKQQIAAAFEQATTPRNWRYTKRVAADSAAIAPDFAYDDGRFITLGFSPTKILPSLFRVVNQQEQTVTPLITKHGNYTVMVVRAMSPHLALRYGRAVVGIENTAFGNVAVSAGDTVSPAVTLETK, from the coding sequence ATGCTGAAAAACACCGTACTGACAGGGCTGATGCTGGCGTCGTGCGCCGTCTGGGGGGCCGCGATACCACGCGGCAGCGCCTATGACAGCCGCATCCAGCATGTCACCCATGACAGCCAGAATGCCACCGTCGTCAACACCCGCCCCGGCTACCTCACCACGCTCCTGTTCGATGACGATGAAGCGGTGCTCGACGCCCAGACCGGTTTTCCCAAAGGCTGGCGAGTGACCAAAAGCGATAACCGGGTGGACGTCAGCCCCAACCCTGTCACCCAGCCGGTAACGGAGGACAACGGCAATAACGTCAACAAGGTGTTTCTGCCGACCGCCAAAGAGTGGAAAACCAACCTGTTTGTGGTGACATCCAAACGCGAGTACAGCCTGGAGCTTAACGTGCTGGATAACGACTCGCCCTCGCAGGCCTTCATTATCCGTTTTCACTATCCCGATGAGGCACGCAGGCAATCAGCGGCGGCCGATGCCACCCACCTGCAACGCCTGCGTGAGGCACAGGAAAAGCAACAGATTGCGGCCGCCTTCGAACAGGCCACCACACCGCGAAACTGGCGCTATACCAAGCGAGTCGCAGCGGACTCGGCGGCGATTGCACCGGATTTTGCCTACGATGATGGCCGCTTTATCACCCTCGGTTTTTCGCCCACTAAAATCCTGCCGTCACTGTTTCGGGTCGTTAACCAGCAGGAGCAGACCGTCACGCCCCTAATCACCAAACACGGGAACTACACCGTGATGGTCGTGCGGGCCATGTCGCCGCATCTGGCGTTGCGTTATGGCCGCGCCGTGGTCGGCATTGAGAATACCGCATTCGGCAACGTCGCCGTCAGCGCTGGTGACACCGTTTCGCCCGCCGTCACGCTGGAGACCAAATGA
- a CDS encoding CcdB family protein, with protein MQFTVYGNTGKSAVYPLLLDVTSDIIGQLNRRIVIPLLPVEKYPAGRRPDRLVPVVRLTDGKEYAVMTHELASIPVQALGAVFCDASQYRTQVKAAIDFLIDGI; from the coding sequence ATGCAATTCACCGTATACGGTAATACCGGGAAAAGCGCTGTTTACCCGCTGTTGCTCGATGTCACAAGCGATATTATTGGGCAGTTGAATCGCCGGATAGTGATCCCGTTGCTCCCTGTTGAAAAGTATCCGGCAGGCCGCCGACCAGATCGTCTTGTCCCCGTCGTCAGGCTGACGGACGGCAAAGAGTACGCCGTAATGACGCACGAGCTGGCAAGTATCCCTGTGCAGGCACTGGGGGCGGTGTTTTGTGATGCGTCTCAGTATCGTACTCAGGTAAAGGCCGCAATAGATTTCCTCATCGACGGCATTTAG
- a CDS encoding helix-turn-helix domain-containing protein, with the protein MKITKTMTDFAINKELFRRLEVYRQARGISQEALVDSLGISRPTYARLEKGTCSFSTFIAVLRQLNLLEGLDALVPEPTMRPSDIIAYNSKRKVRHSSGVAGNAHYRVTNSSNAKTFSQNGVRAMLANRKKFKVE; encoded by the coding sequence ATGAAAATAACCAAAACAATGACTGATTTTGCCATCAATAAAGAGTTGTTTAGACGGCTTGAAGTATATCGACAAGCCAGGGGCATTTCACAGGAGGCACTGGTGGATAGTCTCGGCATAAGCAGGCCGACATATGCAAGGCTAGAAAAAGGAACGTGTAGCTTCAGCACCTTTATAGCGGTGCTTCGACAGCTAAATTTGCTTGAGGGGCTTGATGCCTTAGTGCCTGAGCCAACAATGCGACCGTCAGACATTATCGCGTACAATTCAAAAAGAAAGGTTCGACATAGCAGCGGAGTTGCCGGTAATGCACATTACCGAGTAACAAATTCTTCAAATGCAAAAACATTTTCTCAGAATGGTGTTAGAGCCATGCTCGCGAACCGGAAAAAATTTAAGGTTGAATGA